The genomic region CTGTCCAGTATGTCGATACGCGTTTTGCATTTTCTGTAAAATGGTGTATCATGGCATAGAACCATGCAAAATTTATTCAGGTATGTTTCTACAAGTTATGCAATGCTTGAGTAGCCATTTCGATTATCAATCTATGGAGATAATGTATTGTAACTATTGTCACCTGTTACTTATTCGAGGCAAAAATATCGTGATAAACAAATTCTTCAAGGTCACATTACTctagatttcaaggtcatcgatattttttcatatattttctaATACTTGCATTACCATCATCAAGGTCACGTGAAAGTTATAGTCatgtatctgtggttgtcaggaagaacttccactttcgagatattgccatttatttaatgttttcaTCACTAACGCTTTGACaaaggacatcggttaaattgcattatttttttggagccttccgaatttattttcataactTTTTCTCtggtaaatacataaatcctatactataaaggTCAATTAAtccataaacagaaattttttgaaattgtgacatgcggcgtttttcctggcgACCACAGATATGTTTGTTACCGTCATCGAGCACAACCTGTATGTATTATTGCAGCTCAAATGCACCAGTTAGTGACCGAGTATCAAGAAGCCTCTAACGATCGTAAACTTCAATTGGAACAACGTTATGGCAAAAAGCAACTACAAGTATTGATAGAAAACACGATGTCGGAGAACTGGATCAAGAGCAACAGTCAAAGATGTCCGAAATGCCAAGTCCAAATCGAGGTACAGCAACTTGTTTATGCTCGTAAACCGATTTATTCGTTATCGGAAATAAGTTTTCTCCAATTTTAAGTTCAAACACGCCGCTTATGATCCATTTAACATATTCGTAGAAATCAACTGGGTGTAATAAGATGACATGCTGGCGATGCAATACATACTTCTGCTGGTTGTGCAGCACCATACTCGACCACTCGTCGCCGTACGAACACTTTCGGAACATGGATTCCAAGTGCTACAATTTGCTAAATCAAGGAATAATAGACGAGGACGAGGATGAAGAGGACCTCGACAACGAGTTCATTCGTTTCAATCATGATATTGACATAGACGAAGACGAGTACGAGTacgatataattatataattacaaAGCCGCCTTCAAACGATACATGTATATTTATCAAATTcattgtataaaatataaaattgaactatagaaaacatattttataaacCGCTTTCTCATACTGTGATATCGGTTACCTCATATTACGGTTATCAAAAATTCTTTTTGTAACATATTAATTTTTTACGATAGACAAATTATAGGTACAATGACGAAGGTTTCGAATAAAGGATTGGTATTGTTTCTATTAAAAGGACACACAGACGAAGTGTTGCTGATAGAAATCAGATTCTttattgcaaaaaaaaatttctttgtatCAAAATGCCGGTTTAGTATTCCTCGGCACCTTCTCCTTCACCTTCCGCGGAGTCCATACCGACCTCCTCGTAGTCTTTCTCGAGAGCTGCGAGATCTTCACGAGCCTCGGAGAATTCTCCTTCTTCCATACCTTCTCCAACGTACCAGTGGACGAAGGCTCGCTTGGCGTACATCAAGTCAAACTTGTGGTCAAGACGAGCCCAGGCTTCGGCGATGGCAGTGGTGTTCGACAACATGCAGACGGCACGTTGCACCTTGGCGAGGTCACCGCCTGGTACCACGGTCGGGGGCTGGTAGTTGATACCAACCTTGAAACCAGTAGGGCACCAATCAACAAACTGAATGGTACGCTTGGTTTTGATGGTGGCGATCGCCGCGTTCACGTCCTTCGGCACGACATCGCCTCTGTAGAGCATGCAGCAGGCCATGTATTTGCCGTGACGCGGATCGCATTTGACCATCTGGTTCGCTGGCTCGAAACAGGCGTTCGTAATCTCTGATACAGAGAGCTGCTCGTGATACGCCTTCTCCGCGGAGATGACCGGCGCGTAAGTCACCAACGGGAAGTGAATCCTCGGGTAAGGTACCAAGTTCGTTTGGAACTCTGTCAAGTCCACGTTCAGGGCGCCGTCAAATCGCAGAGAAGCGGTGATAGAGGATACAATTTGGCCGATCAGTCTATTCAAGTTCGTGTAAGTGGGTCTCTCGATGTCCAAGTTACGACGGCAGATGTCGTAGATGGCCTCGTTGTCGACCATAAACGCGCAATCGGAATGTTCAAGGGTGGTGTGCGTCGTGAGAATTGAATTGTAAGGCTCCACGACTGCTGTGGAGACTTGAGGGGCAGGGTAGATAGCGAATTCCAACTTGGATTTCTTGCCGTAGTCGACGGAGAGACGCTCCATCAAGAGGGAAGTGAATCCAGAGCCGGTACCACCTCCGAACGAGTGGAAAATCAGGAAACCTTGCAGACCGGTACATTGGTCGGACAATTTACGGATTCGGTCCAACACGAGATCG from Lasioglossum baleicum chromosome 2, iyLasBale1, whole genome shotgun sequence harbors:
- the LOC143221668 gene encoding tubulin alpha-1 chain codes for the protein MRECISVHVGQAGVQIGNACWELYCLEHGIQPDGQMPSDKTIGGGDDSFNTFFSETGAGKHVPRAVFIDLEPTVVDEVRTGTYRQLFHPEQLITGKEDAANNYARGHYTIGKEIVDLVLDRIRKLSDQCTGLQGFLIFHSFGGGTGSGFTSLLMERLSVDYGKKSKLEFAIYPAPQVSTAVVEPYNSILTTHTTLEHSDCAFMVDNEAIYDICRRNLDIERPTYTNLNRLIGQIVSSITASLRFDGALNVDLTEFQTNLVPYPRIHFPLVTYAPVISAEKAYHEQLSVSEITNACFEPANQMVKCDPRHGKYMACCMLYRGDVVPKDVNAAIATIKTKRTIQFVDWCPTGFKVGINYQPPTVVPGGDLAKVQRAVCMLSNTTAIAEAWARLDHKFDLMYAKRAFVHWYVGEGMEEGEFSEAREDLAALEKDYEEVGMDSAEGEGEGAEEY